From the Bubalus kerabau isolate K-KA32 ecotype Philippines breed swamp buffalo chromosome 2, PCC_UOA_SB_1v2, whole genome shotgun sequence genome, one window contains:
- the CEP19 gene encoding centrosomal protein of 19 kDa isoform X1: MMCAAKKCGIRFQPPAIILIYENEIKGKSRQRIMPVRNFSKYSDCNRAAEQLKNNPRHKGYLEQVSLKQLEKLFSFLRGNLWGQSLAETMEQIQRETTIDPEEDLNKLDDKELAKRKSIMDELFEKNQKKKDDPNFVYDIEVEFPQDEQLQSCGWDTESAEEF, translated from the exons ATGATGTGCGCTGCCAAAAAATGTGGAATTAGGTTCCAGCCTCCGGCTATTATCTTAATCTACGAGAATGAAATTAAGGGGAAAAGTCGCCAGCGCATCATGCCAGTCCGAAACTTTTCCAAGTATTCAG ATTGCAACAGAGCTGCTGAACAATTAAAGAATAATCCACGACACAAGGGTTACCTGGAACAGGTATCCCTGAAGCAGCTAGAGAAGTTATTCAGCTTTTTACGAGGTAACTTGTGGGGGCAGAGTCTGGCAGAAACAATGGAACAGATTCAACGGGAAACAACCATTGATCCTGAGGAAGACCTGAACAAACTAGATGACAAGGAACTTGCCAAAAGGAAGAGCATCATGGATGAACTTTTtgagaaaaatcagaagaaaaaggaTGATCCAAATTTTGTCTATGATATTGAAGTGGAGTTCCCACAGGATGAACAGCTACAGTCCTGTGGCTGGGACACAGAGTCAGCTGAAGAGTTCTGA
- the CEP19 gene encoding centrosomal protein of 19 kDa isoform X2, whose translation MHFLYFSMDCNRAAEQLKNNPRHKGYLEQVSLKQLEKLFSFLRGNLWGQSLAETMEQIQRETTIDPEEDLNKLDDKELAKRKSIMDELFEKNQKKKDDPNFVYDIEVEFPQDEQLQSCGWDTESAEEF comes from the exons ATGCATTTTCTGTACTTCTCTATGG ATTGCAACAGAGCTGCTGAACAATTAAAGAATAATCCACGACACAAGGGTTACCTGGAACAGGTATCCCTGAAGCAGCTAGAGAAGTTATTCAGCTTTTTACGAGGTAACTTGTGGGGGCAGAGTCTGGCAGAAACAATGGAACAGATTCAACGGGAAACAACCATTGATCCTGAGGAAGACCTGAACAAACTAGATGACAAGGAACTTGCCAAAAGGAAGAGCATCATGGATGAACTTTTtgagaaaaatcagaagaaaaaggaTGATCCAAATTTTGTCTATGATATTGAAGTGGAGTTCCCACAGGATGAACAGCTACAGTCCTGTGGCTGGGACACAGAGTCAGCTGAAGAGTTCTGA